A window of the Polaribacter sp. HaHaR_3_91 genome harbors these coding sequences:
- a CDS encoding ABC transporter permease, which yields MEKEKWLFEITPKTSLLDLNLKEVWQYRDLLMLFVKRDVVTLYKQTILGPLWYLIQPLFTSIIFTLVFNNIAGISTGSVPPFLFNLAGITIWNYFKECLIATSDTFKKNEAIFGKVYFPRVIMPMSIVVSNLLKFGIQIFIFICFYIYYYFNGFQVLPNAYILFFPLLIIAMGMMGLGLGMIISSMVTKYRDLTFLVSFGVQLLMYISAVMYPLDLMREKLINTEEGTDYSWIVDFNPIAHLIEFGRFILLNDGNYSTFGIIYTSIFTIIVFFLGLLIFNKTEKTFIDTI from the coding sequence ATGGAGAAAGAAAAGTGGCTTTTTGAAATAACGCCAAAAACAAGTCTTTTAGACTTAAACTTAAAAGAAGTTTGGCAATATAGAGATTTGTTAATGCTTTTTGTAAAACGAGATGTTGTTACATTATATAAGCAAACAATTTTAGGTCCTTTATGGTATTTAATACAACCTTTATTTACTTCTATTATATTTACATTAGTTTTTAATAATATAGCAGGAATTTCAACAGGTTCAGTTCCTCCTTTTTTATTCAATTTAGCTGGTATTACTATTTGGAACTATTTTAAAGAATGTTTAATAGCAACATCAGATACTTTTAAAAAGAATGAAGCAATTTTTGGAAAAGTGTATTTTCCTAGAGTAATAATGCCTATGTCTATAGTTGTTTCTAACTTATTGAAATTTGGGATTCAAATATTTATTTTTATATGTTTTTATATTTACTATTATTTTAATGGCTTTCAGGTTTTACCTAATGCATACATTTTATTTTTCCCTTTATTAATCATTGCAATGGGGATGATGGGCTTGGGATTAGGAATGATAATTAGTTCTATGGTTACCAAATATAGAGATTTAACTTTTTTAGTTTCTTTTGGTGTTCAACTATTGATGTATATATCTGCGGTAATGTATCCTTTAGATTTAATGAGAGAAAAATTAATTAATACTGAAGAAGGAACAGATTATTCTTGGATTGTAGATTTTAATCCGATTGCTCACTTAATAGAGTTTGGTCGATTTATACTTTTAAATGATGGTAATTACTCTACTTTCGGAATTATTTATACATCTATATTTACCATTATAGTTTTCTTTTTAGGATTATTAATTTTTAATAAAACTGAAAAAACGTTTATAGATACAATTTAG